AGCTGCTGCGCACGGCCGGGGTCACCGCCCCCGACCGCATGCTCGGCCCGCTGCTCGGCGCCGCCCTGGACAACGCCCTGCGCTCGGGCGACGCGGCCCTCACCGGCCCCGTCGCGCGCGGGGACGCCGGCACGGTCGCCGCGCACGTCGCCGAGTTGCGCGCGCACGCCCCCGCCACCGTCGCCGGTTATCTGGCGATGGCCCGCGCGACCGCCGACCGGGCCCTCGCCCACGGCCTGCTCAAGCCGGAGCTGGCCGAGGATCTGCTCGGCGTGCTCGCGGGCGGGACGGACCGCGCCACCGGAGCGGGCGGCACCGACGGGACCGAAGGGAACGCCCGATGACCATCACCGTGCTGCGCACCGCCGACGAACTGCACGCACGCGCGCGTACGGGACGCCGGGCCGTCGTGATGACGATGGGCGCCCTGCACGAGGGCCACGCCACCCTGGTCCGAACCGCGCGCGAGATCGCCGGCGACGCGGGCGAGGTCGTCGTGACCGTCTTCGTCAACCCCCTCCAGTTCGGCGCGGGCGAGGACCTCGACCGCTACCCGCGCACCCTGGACGCCGACGTCAAGCTCGCCGAACAGGCGGGCGCGGACGTGGTGTTCGCCCCGTCCGTGGACGAGGTCTACCCGGGCGGCGAACCCCAGGTCCGGATCACCGCCGGGCCCATGGGGGAACGCCTGGAGGGCGCCTCCCGCCCCGGGCACTTCGACGGCATGCTCACCGTCGTCGCCAAGCTGCTCCACCTCACCCGCCCCGACGTGGCGCTCTACGGCCAGAAGGACGCCCAGCAGCTCGCCCTGATCCGCCGCATGGTCCGCGACCTGAACTTCGGCATGGAGATCGTCGGCGTCCCGACGGTCCGCGAGCCCGACGGACTGGCCCTGTCCAGCCGTAACCGGTACCTGTCCACCGAGGAGCGCCGCACCGCCCTGGCGCTCTCCCAGGCGCTGTTCGCGGGCCGCGACCGGCACGCCGCCCAGGAGGCGCTCCGCGCGCGTGCCCGCGAGGTGCCCGCCACGCGCGCGCGTGCCGAGGCGTTGAGCGCGATCGGCGAGTCCCGCGCCGCCGCCGACGCGCACGCCATGGCCAAGTCCGCCCCCGGCGGCCCCGCCGCCGTCCGTGCGGCGGCCCGGCTGGTCCTCGACGAGGCACTGCGCATGAAGCCGCCACTCACCCTGGACTACCTGGCCCTGGTGGACCCCTCCGACTTCACCGACATCCCCGACGACTTCACCGGCGAAGCCGTCCTCGCCGTCGCGGCCCGGGTGGGGACGACCCGGCTGATCGACAACATTCCCCTGACCTTCGGAGCCGCCTCGTGACCAGCACAGGCATACGACTGCACGCGCCCGCACCGGGCTGGTCCATCGACGCCGACGTGGTCGTCGTCGGCTCGGGCGTCGCCGGCCTCACCGCCGCGCTGCGCTGCGAGGCCGCCGGCCTGACCACGGTCGTCGTCACCAAGGCCCGCCTCGACGACGGCTCCACCCGCTGGGCCCAGGGCGGCATCGCCGCGGCCCTCGGCGAGGGCGACACCCCCGAACAGCACCTGGACGACACCCTGGTGGCCGGCGCGGGCCTGTGCGACGAGGACGCCGTACGGCTGCTGGTCACCGAGGGCCCCGACGCCGTACGCCGACTGATCGCGACCGGCGCCCACTTCGACGAGTCGGAGGAGGGCGGCCTGGAGCTGACCCGCGAGGGCGGCCACCACCGCCGCCGCATCGCCCACGCGGGCGGCGACGCCACCGGCGCCGAGATCTCCCGGGCCCTCGTCGAGGCCGTACGCGCGCGGGGACTGCGCACGGTCGAGAACGCGCTCGTCCTGGACCTCCTGACGGACGCCGAGGGCCGCACCGCCGGTGTCACCCTGCACGTCATGGGCGAGGGCCAGCACGACGGCGTGGGAGCCGTGCACGCCCCCGCGGTCGTCCTCGCGACGGGCGGCATGGGCCAGGTCTTCTCCGCCACCACCAACCCCTCGGTGTCGACGGGCGACGGCGTGGCCCTCGCCCTGCGCGCCGGGGCGGAGGTCTCCGACCTCGAATTCGTGCAGTTCCACCCGACGGTGCTGTTCCTCGGCGCGGACGCGGAGGGCCAGCAGCCCCTGGTCTCCGAGGCCGTCCGCGGCGAGGGCGCCCACCTGGTCGACGCCGGCGGCACCCGCTTCATGCTCGGGCAGCACGAACTGGCCGAACTGGCGCCCCGGGACATCGTCGCCAAGGGCATCATGCGCCGCATGCAGGAACAGGGCGCGGAGCACATGTACCTGGACGCCCGGCACTTCGGCGCGCACATGTGGGAGCACCGCTTCCCGACGATCCTCGCCGCCTGCCGCACCCACGGCCTCGACCCGGTCACCGAGCCCATCCCGGTCGCCCCGGCCGCCCACTACGCCTCCGGAGGCGTCCGCACCGACTCCCACGGCCGCACCACCGTCCCCGGCCTGTACGCCTGCGGCGAGGTCGCCTGCACCGGCGTCCACGGCGCCAACCGGCTCGCCTCCAACTCCCTCCTGGAGGGCCTGGTCTACGCCGAGCGCATCGTCGCCGACATCGCCGCCACCCACGCCGGGAACGGCCTCCACGCGCGCGTGCCCCAGCCCGTCCCGCCCGCGGAGCAGCCCGCGCACCCGCTGCTCGCCCCGGAGATACGGTTCGCGATCCAGCGAACCATGACCGAGGGCGCCGGCGTCCTGCGTTCCGAGGCGTCCCTGGCCACCGCCGCGGCCGCCCTGGACCGGCTGCACGCCCAGGCCCGCGACGCCCTCGCCGAGAACGGCAAGACGGCCGAGCCCGGCGTCGACACCTGGGAGACCACCAACCTCCTGTGCGTGGCCCGCGTCCTGGTCGCCGCCGCCCGGCTGCGCGAGGAGACCCGCGGCTGCCACTGGCGCGAGGACCGCGCCGAGCGCGACGACACCGCCTGGCGCCGCCACATCGTCGTACGGCTGAATCCGGACCGGACGCTCGCCGTACACACCACGGATACCGCAGACTTCCCCCCGACCCGGCAGCACCAGCAGGAGCAGTGACAGACGTGAGCACCCCCGACCTTCCCCTCGCCCAGAGCGGCGGCTGCGGCGACGGCTGCGCCTGCGGCGCGGACGACGGCCTCAGCGAGGAATACCTGGAGTGCGGGCTCGATCCCGCGCTCGCCCAGCTCCTGGCCGACGCCGGACTCGACCCCGTGGAGGTCGAGGACATCGCCAACGTCGCCATCCAGGAGGACCTCGACCACGGCGTGGACGTGACCACCGTCGCCACGATCCCCGAGGACGCGCGCGCCACCGCCGACTTCACCGCCCGCGAGGGCGGCGTCGTGGCGGGCCTGAGAATCGCCGAGGCGGTCCTCTCGGTGGCCTGCTCCGACGAGTTCGAGGTCGAGCGGCACGTCGACGACGGTGACCGGGTGGAGGAGGGGCAGAAGCTCCTCAGCGTCACCGGCGCCACCCGCGACCTGCTCACCGCCGAGCGCAGCGCCCTGAACCTGCTGTGCCGCCTCTCCGGCATCGCGACCGCCACGCGCGCGTGGGCGGACACCCTGGAGGGCACGAAGGCGAAGGTGCGCGACACCCGCAAGACGACGCCGGGACTGCGTTCTCTGGAGAAGTTCGCGGTCCGCTGCGGCGGCGGGATCAACCACCGCATGTCCCTGTCGGACGCGGCCCTCGTCAAGGACAACCACGTGGTCGCCGCGGGCGGCGTCGCGCAGGCCTTCGAGGCCGTCCGCGCGATGTTCCCCGAGGTGCCCATCGAGGTCGAGGTCGACACCCTGCACCAGCTGCGCGAGGTCGTCGACGCGGGCGCCGATCTGATCCTCCTGGACAACTTCACCCCGCTCGAGTGCGAGGAGGCC
This genomic stretch from Streptomyces deccanensis harbors:
- a CDS encoding L-aspartate oxidase, which encodes MTSTGIRLHAPAPGWSIDADVVVVGSGVAGLTAALRCEAAGLTTVVVTKARLDDGSTRWAQGGIAAALGEGDTPEQHLDDTLVAGAGLCDEDAVRLLVTEGPDAVRRLIATGAHFDESEEGGLELTREGGHHRRRIAHAGGDATGAEISRALVEAVRARGLRTVENALVLDLLTDAEGRTAGVTLHVMGEGQHDGVGAVHAPAVVLATGGMGQVFSATTNPSVSTGDGVALALRAGAEVSDLEFVQFHPTVLFLGADAEGQQPLVSEAVRGEGAHLVDAGGTRFMLGQHELAELAPRDIVAKGIMRRMQEQGAEHMYLDARHFGAHMWEHRFPTILAACRTHGLDPVTEPIPVAPAAHYASGGVRTDSHGRTTVPGLYACGEVACTGVHGANRLASNSLLEGLVYAERIVADIAATHAGNGLHARVPQPVPPAEQPAHPLLAPEIRFAIQRTMTEGAGVLRSEASLATAAAALDRLHAQARDALAENGKTAEPGVDTWETTNLLCVARVLVAAARLREETRGCHWREDRAERDDTAWRRHIVVRLNPDRTLAVHTTDTADFPPTRQHQQEQ
- the nadC gene encoding carboxylating nicotinate-nucleotide diphosphorylase, which translates into the protein MSTPDLPLAQSGGCGDGCACGADDGLSEEYLECGLDPALAQLLADAGLDPVEVEDIANVAIQEDLDHGVDVTTVATIPEDARATADFTAREGGVVAGLRIAEAVLSVACSDEFEVERHVDDGDRVEEGQKLLSVTGATRDLLTAERSALNLLCRLSGIATATRAWADTLEGTKAKVRDTRKTTPGLRSLEKFAVRCGGGINHRMSLSDAALVKDNHVVAAGGVAQAFEAVRAMFPEVPIEVEVDTLHQLREVVDAGADLILLDNFTPLECEEAVSLVDGRALLEASGRLTLTNAKAYADTGVDFLAVGALTHSSPILDIGLDLRAAE
- the panC gene encoding pantoate--beta-alanine ligase; the encoded protein is MTITVLRTADELHARARTGRRAVVMTMGALHEGHATLVRTAREIAGDAGEVVVTVFVNPLQFGAGEDLDRYPRTLDADVKLAEQAGADVVFAPSVDEVYPGGEPQVRITAGPMGERLEGASRPGHFDGMLTVVAKLLHLTRPDVALYGQKDAQQLALIRRMVRDLNFGMEIVGVPTVREPDGLALSSRNRYLSTEERRTALALSQALFAGRDRHAAQEALRARAREVPATRARAEALSAIGESRAAADAHAMAKSAPGGPAAVRAAARLVLDEALRMKPPLTLDYLALVDPSDFTDIPDDFTGEAVLAVAARVGTTRLIDNIPLTFGAAS